DNA from Homo sapiens chromosome 1, GRCh38.p14 Primary Assembly:
GGGGACCAGGACATGCCAGGCTGGGATGGAGGCAGAACTGGGTGAAGCCACCACAGACCCTGCGAGGCTGGAGAAGGTGtttcccccctcccctccacgAGTGCGTGGTCAGAGCTTCGAGGGCACAGCAGTTTCCCTGCCCTACCACCCTCCCTCGGGGTCGGGGCTAAGGTGACACTGGGGTGGGCCAGCCAGCATGGGGGCCGCAGGGAGAGGCGCCGGGAAGCAGGGAAACATCACAGGCCCACCAACCTTTTCTCAGCCCGGGACAATTATATGgccacaaatcacaaagaaacgGTGGCGTAAGCACCCTTGCCAGCCTAGTGGAATACTCGGGAGGCCATAAAAATTCAATTAGCCTGGCTAACCTAGTGCCTAGCTCCAGGATACAGTGAGGTTGGTGCAATGGAGAGGGGTGCGTGGGGGAGCAGCTGCGGGTGGTGCACGGGGGCAGGAGGTCTCCAGAGTCTGACAGACGCCCCCACCATCCCCTGAGCTGCAGCTTCTCCCTCCAGTGTGGAGGGAGGGCACTGGGTCCCCTGAGGGGGATATCCTGAGGCTAGGTCGGGTTGGCTCAGTCTACCCTGCAGGGGTCAGAGCCAAGTCTGCAAAGCTGTTCCCAAAGCCCCTCCCCCAGGGGAAGGGACAGTGTCAGAACATTCTGGGGCCTCAGAGCTCATCatgagaggagaagagaaaggcagagctGGGCCATCCTGGGACAGCCACACGGGGTTCAGGGCTCAGGGACAGGAATGACACAGTGCCACTTACTAGgtgtgacttaacctctctgagccttcattGCCACTtcagaaaaatggggaaaataacagGAGCCATTTCAGAGAGCTCTTGAAAGGGCGaagtgacatgaattcacacaaaGCACTTAACGTGGGTCCTGCCTACAGCGTGCGCTCAAACGCTATTATTCCATTTGTATGGAATTAGGCTCCGAGTCAAGTCTCAGGGGCCAGAGGCATATTTCTGAGCTCTGAGGGACTCGGTTCCCTCTAGGGGACTTGGTAAGGGGCAGAGGTTTGTGCAGAGAAAGGAATTCTGGACTAATCTGGAACTTGAATGCTGCTGAAATGATTTAAGCCGGGGGTTCTCAGCCTCGGTACTGTTGTTTTTCTGGGCCGGATGATTCTTGGTTtcgggggctgtcctgtgcattgtcgGGCGTTTAGCAGCATCCACGGGCTCCAACCTCTACCTGCCAGTAGCACTCCCCAGTTTTGACAACTAAAATATGTCTTCGGGCATTGCCAAATGTCACTGGGAGCAAAATGTCCCTCTATGGCTGTTGAGAAAAACTGGGCTTTAATCATTTGAGTGAGGGGCAGCAGAGAGAGGCCTGGGGCTGCGCATTCATGGTGTTGCTCTTCTTGCAGGGAGGAGCCAATGGCTGGGCCTGCCATCCACACCGCTCCCATGCTGTTCCTCGTCCTCCTGCTGCCCCTGGAGCTGAGCCTGGCAGGCGCCCTTGCACCTGGGACCCCTGCCCGGAACCTCCCTGAGAATCAcattgacctcccaggcccagcgCTGTGGACGCCTCAGGCCAGCCACCACCGCCGGCGGGGCCCGGGCAAGAAGGAGTGGGGCCCAGGCCTGCCCAGCCAGGCCCAGGATGGGGCTGTGGTCACCGCCACCAGGCAGGCCTCCAGGCTGCCAGAGGCTGAGGGGCTGCTGCCTGAGCAGAGTCCTGCAGGCCTGCTGCAGGACAAGGACCTGCTCCTGGGACTGGCATTGCCCTACCCCGAGAAGGAGAACCGACCTCCAGGTTGGGAGAGGACCAGGAAACGCAGCAGGGAGCACAAGAGACGCAGGGACAGGTTGAGGCTGCACCAAGGTAGCTGGAGGGCTGcgaggggtggggatgggggtgatTCCTGCCATGGACTGAGGGGAGCAGGAGAGGATGCAGGCAAGGGTCAGGGGCATGAGGTCCAGAGGAGAGGAGGGGTCTCACTGAAGCCAGAGGGACCTGGtaaggggaggaggctgggagaggccTGGGGTTGGGGCATGGGAAGAGGAGAGGGATGTGTTGCAATACAATCTGTCTTATCGCGGCccggtgccgtggctcacgcttgtaatcccagcactttgggaggccgaggcgggcggatcatgagatcaggagatcgagaccacggtgaaaccccgtctctactaaaaatacaaaaaattagccgggcgcgatggtgggcgcctgtagtcccagctacttggaaggctgaggcaggagaatggtgtgaacccaggaggcggagcttgcagtgagctgagatggcgccactgcactccagcctgggtgacagagcgagactccgtctcaaaaaataataataataatctgtctTATCAACAGATCATCCTCCTGAATCAGGAAGTTCTACCTTGTATCTGACCTAAATTTCTCctactttaagttctgagtaGAAATGGAACAGTTCAGCGCCCTCCAAGCACATTTCTTACTCGACTCTGACGCATCCGGTAGGAGCTAAGAGCCTAGACTCTGAAGCCAGGTCTGCCTGAGATCAGGTCCTGCCTCCACCACTAgggtgtggccctgggcaagttctctttctgtgcctcggTTTTCCCCTCTGTAAAGCAAGGAGACTGGTCCCATCCCATCTACCCTCAGTGTCGTTGCAGAGACTTGGTTAGTGGGGCGCTTGGAGCTCAGCTGGCAGGGCCATGAGCAGTCATTGTTCTGGTTAATCTCAGCCACCTGCTGAGGCCAACTCAgtgtcctccagcctggacacaggTGACTCCAGGAGAGGCATCGCTTGCCTACcgctcctgcctctgccctgttTGTCTCAGTGCTCCCCTAGCCCTTCCCACCTTCCTTAACGTTTCCCCCACATCCGCTGGGAGCTAGCTAGCCCCCTGCTGGCCCAGGCTTCCCCCTCCCCGTGCCCATTCAGTCTCGGAGTAGACATGTCCCCTCAGCTCCAGTCAGGTGGCTCCTCCCAGCCTTGCCTGGCCCTAAGCCAGGGAACTTGGCTTCTAAGCTCTCCATGTGACCCGACTGCCTCTAGGGACATGCCGAGTGCCACAAATGCAGTGGTGACAGCAGGGTTCTTTGGCAGGAAGGCAATGGAGCTTCAACACCCCTTCTCGTGCAAACAGCTGAGGCTGGCTTCCCTGTGAGGCCTGAGAACCCCCCAAGAGGGCAGAGGTCAGTCAGGGTCCCCCGGCTTCGACTTTCAGCCTCCCACTCCTGGAGTTACCTGTGTCAGCTTTCAGGGGAGGATGCTGGGACCTTTGAGGACAGCTAGAGGGCACGCGTGGGGTGTGGACCCGTCCTGCTGGGCTCCGGCTCCGCCAGCTCCAGGGCTGCAGCCAGGCCTCCTGGGAGAGTTGATATggtgaggaggaggtggggaacGGAGAAGGTTTGCGGGCTAGGCCCTGCTCTGCTAATGACTGGCTGTGAAACCTCAggccaggctgggcgtggtggctcacacctgtaatcccagcactttgggaggctgggcaggcagatcacttgagatcaggagttggagaccaacctgggcaatatggagaaaccccatctctatcaaaaatacaaaaattagccaggtgtggtggcgcatgcctgtaatcccagttactcaggaggctgaggtgggagaatcacttgaaccctggaggcagaggttgcagtgagccaagattgagcccctgcactccagccctgctGGAGCTGAATCCAGACCCTGCTACTCATGAGCTGTGCATCCTTGCGTGagtcacctaacctctctgtgcttcagtttccttcccTGTAGATGAGACTGAAGGAGCACCCACTTCCCAGAGCTCTTGCAGTAGTTAGACGAAATAACACTTGTGACACAGCTCCTCTGGGAcccagcacacagcaggtgctccatTAATGGGGTGATGACTAATTGTCACCACACAGGATGCACTCACTTGTGTGTGATAAGCAGTGATTCCCACCTCCCAGCTTCCTCAAAGGCCACTGCAATGATTCTCAGCCTCATGACATTTCTCCCTACTCAAActtcacctcctccaggaagccttccatgGTTAATCCTACTAGTTCCTATTTGTTATACTTACATATCTGGCTGCGCCCAGCCAATCTGGACTTGGACTTGCTGGAATGTTGCTTTACAGGGAGAATCCTTGGACTGTCTCCCCAGCGACACTGCAAGTTCTTCCAAGACATTTTCCTCCGAGTTCCCATCCCCCAACCTCCCAAGAAGGGTAGGAAGCAGGAATGGGGGCTGAACCAAGGGCTTGTCACACAGTGCCTGCTGCCTCCTAGTTTGCAGCATAAAACGTGGGTTCTACTGTAGACTGCCACGAGGTGGCAAGCAGATATAGCCCCCGTGCTCCCCACCCTGTGTCTCAGGCCGAGCCTTGGTCCGAGGTCCCAGCTCCCTGATGAAGAAGGCAGAGCTCTCCGAAGCCCAGGTGCTGGATGCAGCCATGGAGGAATCCTCCACCAGCCTGGCGCCCACCATGTTCTTTCTCACCACCTTTGAGGCAGCACCTGCCACAGAAGAGTCCCTGATCCTGCCCGTCACCTCCCTGCGGCCCCAGGTAAGGGGTCCCCAAACAGCCTCGGATCTGGAAGGGTCCTTGAGCCCATGTCATGGAAAGCCCTCTTAATACAtgtagggagactgaggcacgggGGCAGGAGGCCACAGAGCTTACTTAGATTGAAACCAGATCTCCTGCTGCCCATCCAGTCTAGCTCCAGCCCTGGTGGGTGCCCCATCCTGACAAGGGTCTGCCACTGTCCAGGGCAAAGTGCTCCTGGGGGCCCACTCTGGGGACAGCCAAGGAGGCAAGCGGTAGCTCAGCATGCTGGTGTCTGCATGGAGAGCAGCAAGGCCTGGGGAGGAGCTTTCTGTGTACAGAGGAGCATGAAGCATAataatggtgatttttaaaactgtgtcGTCAAGACCCAGAATTAATAAGCATTAGCTAACACTTGGACCCATCTGCATCAGATCTTTAAAAAAGAtatgtgggctgggcgcggtggctcatgcctgtaatcccagcacttagggaggccaaggtgggcagatcacgaggtcaggagttcgagaccagcctggccaacatagtgaaaccccatctctactaaaaatacaaaaattagctgagtgtggtggcgcacgcctgtagtcccagctactcgggaggctgaggcaggagaatcgcttgaacttgggaggcggaggctgtagcgtgtcaagatcgccccactgcacaccagcccgggtgacagtgtgagactttgtctcaaaaaaaaaaaaaaaaagaaatgtggggcgggcacgttggctcaagcctgtaattctaacaccttagaaggccaaggcacgagggtcacttgagcccaggagtttgagattatcctgggcaacatagtgagaccctgtgtctacaaaacttttttaaaaaattagacaggcatgagggcatgtgcctgtagtaccagctacttgggaggctgaggcaggaggatcgcttgaacccaggaggtcagggctgcagtgagccatgattgcaccactgcactccagcctgggcgacagagtgagaccctgtctcaagggaaaaaaaaaatgtggagagaAAGTAAGCGGCAAATGTGGCAAAAACACTACCCACTGGTGATTCTGGAAGAGGGGTATATAGGAGCTGACCGCATCGTTCTTGCACCTCTTCTGTGGCTTTTAAAggttttcaggccgggcgcggtggctcatgcctgtaatcccagcactttgggaggccaaggcgggcagatcacaaggtcaggaaatcgagaccatcctggctaacatggtgaaaccccatctctactaaaaatacaaaaaaaaaaaaaaaatagccgggcatagtggcaggcacatgtagttccagctacttgggcggctgaagcagagaattgcttgaacccgggaggcagagcttgcagtgagccaagatcacgccactgcactccagcctgggcgacagagtgagactccatctcaaaaaaaaaaaaaaggttttcaaactaaaattatttaaaaggatcaataatatatatgtataaaaaatacataaaaaagaaataggccaggtgcagtgggtggctcacgcctgtaatcccagcactttgggagaccgatgcgaatagatcacctgaggtcaggagttcgagaccagcctggccaacatggtgaaaccccgtctctacaaaaatacaaaagaaataaagcttttttAGCAGCAGATCTTTCTTATCCTTTTTTGGGGTCTTGCACCCCCTTGAGATTGTGATAAAAGCTGCAGACCATTTCCCAGGAATACATGGTTATCCGTCTTATCATCCAAGGCCCCCTGCAGGCCAGCCTAGAAGGTGCGGTTCCTGCCCATGCCCTAGTGCTCGCACATGCCCGTGTGTAGATCCAGCTATTGCTGAGGACCTCTAGCCCTCTGCATTCCTGGGGCCACTGGCCCAGGCTGTGAGTGGGACTGAGCCCTGGTTGTGGCCTCAATGGTGCCACGGATTGCTGGTAACCTctgcagagagaggaagggatggGAAAGTCCAGTGAGTGGCTGGGCTACTTCCAACACCCTCCTCGTGGGCTTAAAGACCCTGGGCAAGCAAGGTTGCCTTCCCAGCCTGCAGGTGGTCTCTGCCCCTCCTCAGAGGGCCTGGTAGGTAactcacctgtgtgtgtgtgcatggtccTTCTTGAGTAATGGCTGCACAGGAAGGAAATTACCTAGTGGCCACTGGAACAGGAGCCTCCGGCAGCCATCTTTATGTCCTTGGGCTGAGACTCCAGGCTGCCCAGCAGAGGATAAGGTGGCCTCTGAGAAGCCTCTTTTTTGTCCTCTGACCTTGGGACTCCACACTCCTGCTTCCATGGATTTGAAGGTTCCAACATCCCCCTTCTCCACGGTCTCCAGCAGGCACAGCCCAGGTCTGACGGGGAGGTGATGCCCACGCTGGACATGGCCTTGTTCGACTGGACCGATTATGAAGACTTAAAACCTGATGGTTGGCCCTCTGCAAAGAAGAAAGGTATGCCCACCTACCCCACTATCTTCCATGCCTGGGTGCCCTGCCCTCCCGCACCATCTGTTGAGGTGGGGGCCCCAGTGAGCCCTGTCTGATCTTCAGATGTCCAAAGGTGGGATGTGGGGAGAGGGGGAGCATGGAGCCTAACCTGGAAACACCACTTGGAACGGAGAATGCTGTCAAATGCTTATCACGTGCCACACGCTTCCATGTTTCCACTCATGTTACCCTGAGGGAAAATACCTGTTAGGTCCAACAGTGCCTTGTCCAAGCCATGCTGTAGAGTGGTGGTATGGGCACTCCAACATCTGAGTCCCTGTGCTTAACCTCTGCTCTGCTGGGCCCCAGCTTCTGACGACAGATCTTCTTATCCCCAGAGAAACACCGCGGTAAACTCTCCAGTGATGGTAACGAAACATCACCAGCCGAAGGGGAACCATGCGACCATCACCAAGACTGCCTGCCAGGTACCAGCCAGCACCCACATTCAAGGCACCAGGCTGGGTACTGGGAGGGAAcctgggtgggagtgggggttcCCACATGTGCAGGACCTGAGAATCCTTGACCCTTCATGGATgataaataataacaacagctGCCACTTTCCTGAGAGTTGCTGTCAGACATCCATTCATTTCATACATTAttcacagccaggcacggtggctcacacctgtaatcccagcactatgggaggctgaggcgggtggaacacctgaggtcaggagtttgagagcatcctggccaacatggcgaaaccccatcgctactaaaaatataaaaattatccgggcatggtggaacatgcctgtaatcccagctactcgggaggatgaggcaggagaatcaatcgcttgaacctgcaaggcagaggttgcagtgagctgggatcatgcaactgcactccagcctgggcgacaagagggaaactccatctcaaaaaaaaaaaataccctgggcatggtggctcatgcctgtaatcccagcactttgggaggccgaggcaggcggatcacgaggtcaggagtttgagaccagcctaaccaacatggtgaaaccccgtctctactaaaaatacaaaaattagctgggcatggtggtgtgcgcctgtaatctcagctacttgggaggctgaggcgggaacattgcttgaacccgggaggcggaggttgtggtgagctgagatcgtgccattgcactccagcctgggcaataagagtgaaattccgtctcaaaaaaaaaaaaatacattactcACAACAACGCAGTTTTCAAGCCAGGTGATTGAGCCCCAGAGAGGctgtcttgcccaaggtcacacggttAAGAAGTGGCTCCAACCTGGCCTGGCTGGAAAGCCTCTTCACCACAGCCCCATGCTGCCTTAAATCGGGATGATCCTCTCTTGCCCTCTTCCTCCTGACACCAGGCAGGGCTTAATGCTGTCCTTGTCCCATCGCAACACTGCCAGGCATTCTGGAGATGCTTTTGGTGACATCCTCACTGTTCGGCAGCCGTCTCCATGGAGACAGTCTAAAAACAAGAAGCCGGACGTTGTAACTAATGTCCTAAACCCTGGGGGCCCTTGGGGGTCCGTCGGACCTTCCAGGAAGCAGATACTGAGGTAAGTTAGAAGTGtgagaccgggtgcagtggctcacacctgtaatcccagcactatgggaggccgaggcgggaggatcccgtgagcccaggagttcaggaccagcctgggcaacacgggaagactccatctccaaaaatagtaataatttaaaaaaataaccaggcttggctgggtgcggtggctcacgcctataatcccagccctttgggaggccgagatgggtggatcacaaggtcaggagttcaagaccagcctggccatgaaaccccatctctactaaaaatacaaaaattagccgggcatggtggcaggtgcctgtaatcctagctactcaggaggctgaggcaaagaattgcttgaacctgggaggtggaggttgcagtgacccgagatcgcacgactgcactctgacagagcgagactctgtctcaaaattaaaaaaaataagaaaataaaaaattaaccaaccaggcttggtggtgtgcgcctgtggttccaggtattcaggaggctaaggcaggaggatcacctgagcctcgggggtcaaggctgcagcgagatatgatcgcaccactgtactccagcttgggtgacagagcaagaccctgtctcaacaaaacaaaacaaaaagcacaacaGATTTATTTTGGGGTGGGCTAGGGGTGGGAAACACTTGTGAATGACGAAAGGTGGAGGAAGCATGGAGGAAGCTTCAGACATCATGCACCGGATGGGCGCTCCAGTACAGAGGTGGCCTGTTAGACGAGGCCCGTGCTGAGCAGAAATGGCTGGGCCCCAGAACCCCCATGCCCGTCAttggcaggggctgctgggaacaGCCTGCCATGGGCCAAGGTGGCCCTGAAGCTGTACCAGCTGGAGGCCGCCAGCAAGTGCTTTCCCCAAGAGAGATCGGAGCGGCACACCTCCACGGCACCACGATTGTTAGATCAGTGACCAGAATATTCTACAAAACAGCAACCAAACCAGCAATTAGCATTGTATAAGGCAAACCACCAGCTCCCTGACAGGCTGCTTCATTCCCAAACCATTGTTTTCACCCTGGGCACAAAGAAAAGGCCCGCATTTGGGCCGACTGGACAGTCGCTCTGGGAGCCGGCTCCATGGCAGGTGCCCAggacttcagtttccccatctgtcaaaaGAGGACATTGGTTTTGGGGATCCTGAGGCCCCTCCCAGCTCTGAGCTGACTCCACACCTGGCAGCCCCCAGCTGTTCTACTGGCTCTGTCTGGGAGGAGACCTCACACCACCTTCGCTCTTCCCATGGTCAATCAGTACCCCATCTGAGGCAGCTGGGGTCTCTGCCACCGACCCTTGGGGGCCTCGGCCATGACATCTCCCTGTGGTTCCACTCAGGAGCCTTGCACACCAGATGGCCCACCCCGCCAGGGCGCGGCCTGCCACAGAGATGATGGATCTCTTGTCCAGTGGGACCGAGTGCAGGGCTGCGGGGAGGGGCGGCTCAGCTTGGCTGACTGCGTGTGCTCTCTGTGTTGGCAGGGACTTGCTGCGACCTGCGGGAGCATCTCTGCACACCCCACAACCGAGGCCTCAACAACAAATGCTTCGATGACTGCATGTGTGTGGAAGGTGGGTCCAGACTCCTTTGCGGGGGGCTACCCATGCTCTGAGAACCACAAAGCCTCCCTTTCTCGAAGCGGCTTCTGCACCGAGTGGGGAACAAGCTTTCCTGGCAGAGGGTGGATCATGGGCCTGCGGCGGGGGTGTAGGTGGGAGAATCCCTCGGGAGCCGAAGACGTGAGCAAGAACAGCTTTATCAGTGCCTTCCCAATCTGTGAACTCATTTAGTCCTGATTCTTGGCATCATTTCTGAGATTTGCTTTTCTCAACTTTTGAAATACAAGCTGGCACAATCTCCCACTATCtggaagagggagaagggaggagacagGAGCACATCTCTTTAAATTAGATCCAGCCTCAGAAGGCTGCCGCTTTCACACCAGAATTCTATCCCAGAGGAGGCATTGAAGTGTGataatggggtgggggtgggtttcCCAGCATGTCCCAGGGAAGGATGCACTTGCCCAGCTGCCTCTTCAACTCCTCCGTGCCCCCACCTCGCCTAAGTGTGCTGGGCTCTGTGCTGAGCACTTTTCTACTGAAATCCCCATGACCACCCCTAGAAAGGAGCTATGATGATCCGCACTGTACAAATAAGCCAACTGGGGCACAGAAAGCTTAATGATGCCCAAACTTACACAGCCAGGAAAGTGGGGGGAATAgtttcaggtttttgttttgttttgacaggttttactctgtcacccaggctggagtgcagcagtgcagttttggctcactgcaacctctgcttcccaggcttaggtgatcctcccatcccagccctgCAGGTAGCTctgactacaggcgcatgccaccagcccagctaatttttgtatttctggtagaggcagagttttgccatgttccctaggctggtttcaaactcctgacctcaagcgatccacctgtcttggcctcccaaagttctgggattacaggcatgagccaccacacccagccagtttcaattttgtattctgcaaagTTTCAAATATATACTAAAGTAGTTAGAATAGTCTAATGAGCGCCCATTTCTCATCACTCTGCTTCAATACCAACTCACGGCCAATCTGTGTCTATCATCTCTCACACACTTTCCTTATTCCGACATGATTTCTAAGCAACTCCTGGGAGCTTACAGGTATTTCACCTGTGAATATTTTAGTGTGTACCTCTGAAAGACAAgtactcttttaaaaacaaaatgccaaACATGAACGATAATTAATCAGTTCCATCCAATATCAAATCAGCATTCACACATCTCCTGGATGGGGGAATTGGGGCTCAGCCCCTCTGTGGACCTGAGATACATGCCCCGTTTTGCTCATATTAGCCTCAGAGAGTTATCtaccatgatcgtgccactgcactccggcctggatgatggagcgagaccctgtcttaaaaatgatgataatacatctttttcttcccaatttttaaaattgtggacttttaaatttaatttaattattttttgagacagggtttcactctgtcacccaggctggagtgcagtggcgcaatcccagctcTCTGTAGCTttaactcccgggctcaagggatcctcccgcctcggcaaTAAAGCTATGTAGTTCTGATTATTCACTCATCTAATCAGTTAAATATTTAGGGAGCACCTACTGCGTATCAGACATTGCTCTGGACACTGGGGGGTTCAGTAGTGAAAAGAACCAGCAAGTTCTGTGCCCATGAATTACATTCTAGTGATATGAGCAGACAACAATCAAATACATAGATAGTAtgtctttagaaaataataagggctatggccgagcatggtggctcatgcctgtaatcctagcactttgggaggccgaggcaggaggatcacttgaggtcaggagtgagaccagcctggccaacatggtgaaaccctgtctctactaaaaatacaaaaattagatgggcatggtggcacttgcctgtaattccagctactcgggagcctgaggcatgagaatcgcttgaacccgggaggcagagattgcagtgagccgagatcctgccattgcactccagcctgggtgactgagtgagactctgtctcaaaaagaaaaaaaaagtaagtaataagggctataaagataataatatgaTAATGAGTCCTACAGTTGTTTTAGAAAGGGTAGACAGAAGTGGGCATTGGAGGCCAGGggagtggttcatgcctgtaatctcagcactttgggaggccaaggcgggcagatcatgaggtcaggagtttgagaccagcctgaccaacatggtgaaatcccatctctactaaaaatacaaaaattagccgggtgtggtgacgcgcacctgtaatcccagctactcaggaggctgaggcaggagaatctcttgaaaccaggaggcggaggttgcagtgagctgagatcgtgcctctgcactccagcctgggcaacagagagagactccgtctcaaaaaaaaaaaaagaaagggtagaCAGAAGTGGGCATTGGAGGCCAGGcggggtggttcatgcctgtaatcccagcattttgggaggccaaggcaggtggatccttgAGCccggagttggagaccagccttggcaaggtagagagacactgtctctaccaaaaatacaaaaaaaaaaaaaaaaattagccgggtgtggtggcgcacacccatagtaccagctacttgggaggctgaagtggggaggatcacttgagcccaggaggcagagattgcagtgagccgagatcttgccatgccactgcactccagtccaggcaacagagcaagaccctgtctcaaaaaaaaaaaaaaaaagggaggcccggcacggtggctcatgcctgtaatcccatcactttgggaggcggaggtgggcagatcacttgaggccaggagttcaagaccagcctggccaacatggtgaaaccccatctctgctaaaaaaaaaaaaaaaaaatacaaaattagctgggtgtggtggcgcatgcctgtaatcccagctactcgagaggctgaggcaggagaatcacttgaacccaggaggcagaggtttcataagccaagatggtgccgctgcactccagcctgggtgacaagagcaaaactccatctcaaaaaaaaaaaaaaaaaaagcaatggctCTCCATAGGATGTTTTACAGGGAAGGGCAGAATTTgagccacttaaaaaaaaatttaataacctttttcctttccaattttcaAGATTATAGactttttaattgaatttatctgtgtattttattttttaatttttttgagacagagtctcactctgttacccaggctgaactACAGTGGTGCAACCAaggcgcactgcagcctggaactcctgggctcaaaggatcctctcaTGTTAGCCCCTCCTTCctatagttgggactacaggtgtatgcca
Protein-coding regions in this window:
- the DRAXIN gene encoding draxin isoform X1 gives rise to the protein MPYTTSGVSRYIQKPSWATSSKHIGRSPSQGTATVAAFEPETPRFFSWLMNTGPQLYPWRRKSCWLHTAPSPRPREEPMAGPAIHTAPMLFLVLLLPLELSLAGALAPGTPARNLPENHIDLPGPALWTPQASHHRRRGPGKKEWGPGLPSQAQDGAVVTATRQASRLPEAEGLLPEQSPAGLLQDKDLLLGLALPYPEKENRPPGWERTRKRSREHKRRRDRLRLHQDHPPESGSSTLYLT
- the DRAXIN gene encoding draxin precursor, yielding MAGPAIHTAPMLFLVLLLPLELSLAGALAPGTPARNLPENHIDLPGPALWTPQASHHRRRGPGKKEWGPGLPSQAQDGAVVTATRQASRLPEAEGLLPEQSPAGLLQDKDLLLGLALPYPEKENRPPGWERTRKRSREHKRRRDRLRLHQGRALVRGPSSLMKKAELSEAQVLDAAMEESSTSLAPTMFFLTTFEAAPATEESLILPVTSLRPQQAQPRSDGEVMPTLDMALFDWTDYEDLKPDGWPSAKKKEKHRGKLSSDGNETSPAEGEPCDHHQDCLPGTCCDLREHLCTPHNRGLNNKCFDDCMCVEGLRCYAKFHRNRRVTRRKGRCVEPETANGDQGSFINV